A region of the Lycium barbarum isolate Lr01 chromosome 1, ASM1917538v2, whole genome shotgun sequence genome:
cctcccccccccccccccccccaacaaaaaACACACACTTGTAACTGTTGTAACTGCTCCTTCATAGATATCCTTTATTGTATTCATATCTTCGATATGCATTCTTTTCTTCTCCAATACACACAGGCTCGTGTCAAGTAAAGCTCCTCTTAATACTCATAGCAACTATAACAGATTCAATGAACAAAGACTAATATGTTAAAGctattaccttttttttttttgatatataAAAGTAATATCAGAGGTACATATGTCAAGATGGCCATCTAGCACGGCGGTAAACGAAATTCTACAAAATCCTCAGTGTTACTACAGTATCCAAAACCCAATCTGAAAAAGAACTGAGCAATTCCAAAATTTCCCGTAGCGCGACATGGAACTATGTATTACGATGATTGAATATGTAGTAATTCAAGTTATTTCTATCACAGTGACACATTTTGCGTTTTGTGAAGTCGAATATGTTTGAAGCCTTCAGCAATTATTGTGTTTTGTGGAGTGCCCATGTTTGAAGCCCTTATAAATTAAGTGTGAGAAGTAGTAAGGATCATAAATCTACATGTGTCTTCTTCGAGATTACAGCTATATTATTTGAACATAATTAtgctagtattttttttttctttctttggataAGGTAAACATTATGCTTTTAGTTGATTTGATAATTGTTAGTCAGCAAGTTTTGTCAACTTGGACAGCTGAGAGAAAATTTAACAAGTGTCAAATTCCCCTTGCATCTATAAGGTAATATGGTTTTTTCCTAATGTCACCATAGACCTTGTTGATAAACCCTCTTCGTCCTCTTTAATCCCTATATAAAAACACACACACAATCTCTTTTGTATCTCTAAGTACCTCATGAAGATAAAAAGTATTAGTAAAAATATACTGTATCTTTCTTTATAACTAAGAAATCTCCAAGGAGCAGTGAAGCAAGGTTAAAATCTCCACGAATAATAGACCGCCCCTCTCCCTTATCCACTTAATACCAAGCCTTTGTCTACGGTAAGGTTCAAACCCATAATGTGCTCCTAGCCCACACATCACGCGCTGCACCCTTGACATTGTCTTCATTCAAAGAAAAAATGACAGTACAGTTTCAAAGTACAACTGTGCCTTTTTTTAGAGAGGTTCAAAGTTCGAGTGCACCAGGTGCAAAATAACAAATCTTCATTAGGTTTCAAAGAGAACAAGCCAAGTTAGCTTTAGATGAAGTGGTCACTATACTAGAGTTAGCAACATAATATGTGCAATGTAAAGTTCATTTGAGTTAAGTTAGTCCAATTTTCCCCCATAATTTGTCCTACGCAAAATTATGTTTTTTTTCAaaccaaaaagaagaagaagaagatgacatGTAAGATTTTCTCACCAGGAAGCCTTCCTTCTTCTGGGCATTGCTCAGGTTCAGACACATCCACTCTCCCATATTTCATGGGAATCTTGGGCCCCCCAGCCTCCTATTGTTTTGAAATAAGCCAAATAATGAGTGAGCGAATTTTATTGTCAATCCTAAATCAGAAGAGAAACTAATTACCTCAACAGCGGTTGCACTGGCCAGCTGGAATAAATCTGCATAAGTCACACCAGAATACTTGTCCTTGATAGGCTGGAGAAGTTTCAGTGCATTTACAAGTCCTGGATTGCTAGCTTGTCAGactaacaaagaaaagaaagtcAGCAGAATTTGTAACAATGTAGTGAAGGACTTACCAGCATTGGCTCCATGTTTCAGTTCGACTTCAAATCTTAAGCTTCCATTAGCTCCACCTCTTTGAGGCCACTCCTCAATATTCTTGTTGTAAGTACCAGCATCGTGCCAGCCCAAACGAACCTGGAACCATTTAGAAGTGTTATGCGTTCTAGATTTCTCCCCAGTGGCATTGGCAAGCATAGCTAAACAAACTTGTCATAAACTCCTTTATTTTAGCCAAACGCATCACAATGAATAGCTTAATGTCATAATAGAGGGCATCATCCCTTGGAGTGAGTCAAACACAGAGTGATGAGCTGATATTTAGGGACCCTCAGATGCTCAAAATAACAGAGAAAGATAAAGAGAGAGTCGAGAAAATGATCATGTATTAGAACAGGATACAGAAGTTAAAGAGATACCACAAATATATTACTAGATGAGCACAAGACAAAACCTACAAGTTGTGCCAAAATTCTACAGTTTACGGACCAAACAACTAGTTATCATTGAGCGGCCATAAAAGAGGAAATTCAGTATACAATTATCTCTATGCAAACCAAACAATTGAAAGGAGATTTTTAAAGCATTTCTTTGAACAGCCTTTCCCTAGTACAATCTCAAAGGACTGACGTGTAGTATATAATGACAAAGCTTCATTTGCTCGAAGCACTCATCCAAGCTTCGTTAGAAAGTATCTACAAGGATATTTAATTTCATATTCAAAGGGGACATTAGAAGTATTTTTAGGTTCTGCAATGTAGCAGATGCAACTTTGTTCACTCTCATATTTGCTCCACTCCCTCATCTTTAGTAGTTGGGAGATAACGTCAGTAAATAAGATAAGTACCATAGATTTGAGCACAAGGCATATCACTTTTGCTCAATCGACTACTTTAACCTTCATTGATTGGTTAGAAGCATTTGCAGAATCCCTTTATTTTCTGATTCGGAGTCTGTGTCTCATGTTTTGTGACAATAACAGCTCTTGAAAATTTTATTCTTCTCTAAGTACCATTAAAAGCTACAAACCGATGTTAATGAATATTGGCAAGTTCATTAGTTTACAGGTGATGTATTCAAGTTCATTCATTTAGGAGCCGTTTGGTAGCTGGTTTGGAGGTGAGTGATGCAGGTCTATTAAAATCCTGCATAAGTAAGACCATttttggtagctggttaggagGTAGTTATTCACATATAAAATTAATACAGTGTctggtttgcaatttagaaacccacataactaatacatgtataagttatgaaaGAATATCTGAATTATTTTATGCAGGAGAGAAGGTGAAAAAACTAattacatgaataactaaaccctgAAGGACTAATCCCtccataaaataatacatagattctctCGTAACTAATCATTatattactaatacctgcataactctgaCCAGCTATCAAACGACCCCTAACAGGTTTAATCATACTGAACAGTTCCACTCAACAACCAAAATAGAACAACGTGGAAGGAGAAATTACCAAAATAGGATGACAAAACTTAGTCTTAAGTAGCTCTTTAATATCCTCTCTGGCACTTTTCAATTGATCAGGATCAGATGCAGCACATTTAGGCGATGATACAGTGCTAAAACTTCCACTTGATACTCGAACCAATGATTGCTTCTACAAAACATCAATAAAACGATTAGAAATACAATTCAAAATGCGTAAAGAAAAAGTGAAGGAAGCACTGAAAGACCTGGTAGCGAAACACGTGGGATAAAAGAGGAGATGATTTAGGGCACTTAAGAGGTGACACGTGAGAGGATGAGAAATAGAGTTTGGTGGAGAAGCTGGTGAATTTGATGGAGGGGAGGAAACGAGAGGCGGCGCCAGTGAGAGAAGCCATTGAAGAAAAGTTGGTGGTGGTGAAGTGAGAAGCAAATGGTcgtgttttcttttttcttttatactACTACTATACTATATTGGGTAAGTGCGGAGACAGTGTGGCTTCCATTGGACCAGGCGTCGAGCCAACATACAATATAATTAGCTAATGCTAGTATGTTACCTACCACCTAGAGAAAGTTGAAATGACACTCCCGCCCATggaatatttaaaagatatagtACATGATTGATACAATCTTTTTACTTTATCAGTATTAGCTATGAAATGAAAAAGTCAATTTGGTTAAGAAAAAAAACATTAAGTTACTGGTTTATTATTTGCATGTGTTGGCATCTtttgagaagaaagaaaaaatcgAGTAATTATTACTTTGCAGTTGTATGAAtttcttttactatattttgttATTAATAGtaattgtatatgtatattattaagGAGAAGAAGTTTGGGTAAAATTCTTAATTACTTATTATCAAAATTTGAGTTGGTAGATTGCTTTGGACTGAACGAAGCCTATAGTCAAAAGGAAAATAGACACAGTATTCTAGGGTGGGTGGTTGTCCTCCTATTCTCTTTATGCTTTCTCCGGCCACTATACAATAACATAATGTAGGCCtaaattttctttcaaaaaagtTAAAGAATTTCATTTTCAAATTCACACAACTCTTGGGTTTATCTCTGTATAGGATAAAATCCGTAGACGCCAAGTGGATGAATCAGAGGATGACACATGGCAATGCTGATAGATCAGATTAGAGTGAACAAACGAGGGGCTCCGGGAAAGCATAATGATGCTCCGGAGGAGTAACTTGGCAGCCGCTTCCTGAGACAGAAATTAGAAGAGATCCAGAGAAGCATGTCAACTCACCGGTCAAACGTCATTCAATGTGCATCCGTTGCAAGAAACCCGAGGTCTTCCTCCGGTCTTCAATGTGCATTATTGCCCTTCATTACTATTCTTCGTCATAGCATTAAACCCCTCTATTACCTTTTATTACCTTAGTCATTAATATGGGTAATGAAGAGGGCTTGATTTGTGGATCATGCACCCCATAGCTCTAGTATAAATAAATGTGTTCATCTCATTGTAAATATCATCTGAAACATTATAGAACAATGCAGAGTATTCATATTATTCTTAGCATTTGCTCTTTCTTGCTTAATTCGTGGTGTTTATAGTGATTCACCACCCGGAGACTCTAGCTCAAAGCCTCTCCAAGACCCAGACTACACAACTAGCTCGTGTCCTTGTCCACGTACATAACTGTAACGATTTTTCgtgtaaacagtttggcgcccagcGATGGGCCAGGATAATTGTGGTATCATTGTGACCCTGTCAATTACACTAAGTTTCTTTAGATCTTGTTGTTAGATTCAATTTCTGTAGATATGACAAACACTGTTGATGATCAAACTCATCTcactgtaacactccgtaaattcgggttaggtgtgaatatgtaaaaccagtattaagatgatattttagctattctGGTGATAAACAATCGTTTCGAAGTTAAACCCAAAAAATGAAGTTCTTAAGGgattctaaattcgtctaagtctggaGGACTTCTTACTATTTCCCATTTTTCGAATAGTTGCGTTGAGAtctgagaaaactcaaaacaagaaagttgtaggtctttgaaatacctttccaacggtaggtcgcccactCCAGAGGAGCTACGTacaaaagttatgaccgttttactaagCAATAGTCGACAGTTGCGTCACAAGGGTGCCGCCGACAGAACGTGGTTCTGACCAAAATAGTGCCTTGTGCGGCGTGGCAGGGGTGCCGCAAGTGGTCTGATCCGAGATGGTTTCGCAACGCAGGGGTGCCACGGCCCATTGTTTTTCTGGTTCCGAATTTTATAAGTTTCCCACTTCGtttggccgactttttgagaggaaacaaccctaaaacttccccaaaacatctaaggtaagttcttgatcaattatCATCATTACTTCATCATTCTAACATTAAATTGACACTAGTTCATATTCCAAAAAACCCTATATTCTTGAAACctaagaaagagagaaagaagggaCGTTTCGGGGCatttgagattccttcaaaaaggtatgatccttgacttTTTTGATGCTATTGAAAGGGTTTATACCTATGGGATTAGAATTCATGAATGATTCACGAAGTATTCATGAAcacgttctagacatgaaaatcttagtttttttttataaaaaggggtatatgggtagaattagattaaagctctaatttttctcatctaaaaccattgtagactgattgttgaaccttgggaattccgttttgctagcttttagcgggatttgaggtatgtctctttttaaaCACACTCTTTTGAACGGTTTTTATaaactctttggttgtggtttgtgtgtGTGGAGataagcccacattaaaccttgtttgtactatattatgtatgtatacgtattcatgattgttttttttcctttaaaaGATGATTGAAAAGTTAGATATAAAGCTTTGGTGTTTGAACTCGAATTAACCCATAAGAGATGTGTAACTTGAAAATTGAAAGGTTTGACTATTTCATGTGAGGGTTCTATAATGGATTGTGTTGAACTTGAAatttgtttaaagaagtgaactcGGTTTTCCAACACTGAAATGGCTCGATATACCCATATgatgggatgatgaacataatccgTAAGTAATAATGtgactatcatgatatg
Encoded here:
- the LOC132641433 gene encoding probable L-ascorbate peroxidase 6, chloroplastic/mitochondrial, with product MASLTGAASRFLPSIKFTSFSTKLYFSSSHVSPLKCPKSSPLLSHVFRYQKQSLVRVSSGSFSTVSSPKCAASDPDQLKSAREDIKELLKTKFCHPILVRLGWHDAGTYNKNIEEWPQRGGANGSLRFEVELKHGANAGLVNALKLLQPIKDKYSGVTYADLFQLASATAVEEAGGPKIPMKYGRVDVSEPEQCPEEGRLPDAGPPSPAAHLRDVFYRMGLNDKEIVALSGAHTLGRSRPERSGWGKPETKYTKDGPGAPGGQSWTAQWLKFDNSYFKDIKERRDQDLLVLPTDAVLFEDPSFKEYAEKYAVDQDSFFKDYAEAHASLSNLGAKFDPPQGFSI